CGGTGGTGACGAAAGAGGGGAGATATATCGGGAATATCTCGTTTGCGCGCATCCGCGACGTGATATTCGATGAGGCCGTGGCCGATCTGCTGATCGCACGGGACATGCTTGATGACGCTGTCGTGTACGTGACGCCGGGTGAGAGCGTGGACTCGATCCTTCAAAAGTTCAGCGAGATGAGCGAGGAGGTCGGCACCTTGCCCGTGATATCCGAAGGCGAAAGCCCGCGGGTCGTGGGCATGGTTCGGCAGCGAGACGCAGTTGACGCCTATTGGCGCGCTCAGCGGGCAAAGGCGGGCTGAGCGCACGAATGAAAGCAGAAAAGGGTGGTGATATCCCAATGAGGCTCTCAGAGTTCCTCCGGCCCGAGCTCATCAAGGTGAGGCTGGAGGCGAAGGATAAGTGGGACTGCATCGCACAGCTGATCGATCTGGCGGTCGCGGCGAAAGAGCTGAAGCCGGAGACCCGGGACAAGGTCCTCGAGATCGTCTACGACCGGGAACGCTCGATGAGCACCGGCATGGAGCGGGGCATCGCCATCCCGCACGCGAGCACCCACCTGGTCGATTCCATCGTCGGGGCTATCGGGATATCCAGAAGCGGGATACCGTTCGACTCGCTTGACGGCCAGCCCGCTCAACTCGTGGTTCTTTTGGTGATCCCCAAGGATAAATTTCAGCAGCACGTGCGAACGCTTGCCGGGATCGCCCGCCTCTTCAAACACGATTTCATGACCACCGCTCTTCGAG
Above is a window of Candidatus Abyssobacteria bacterium SURF_5 DNA encoding:
- a CDS encoding PTS sugar transporter subunit IIA, with the protein product MKAEKGGDIPMRLSEFLRPELIKVRLEAKDKWDCIAQLIDLAVAAKELKPETRDKVLEIVYDRERSMSTGMERGIAIPHASTHLVDSIVGAIGISRSGIPFDSLDGQPAQLVVLLVIPKDKFQQHVRTLAGIARLFKHDFMTTALRDAKSPEEAMDIIRNEERKDLFTT